The stretch of DNA AACTGCTGACGAACCTCGGCGTCCCCTTCCGGGTCGTCGTTAGCGGCGAGGACGAGGCCAGCGAGGAACGCGACCCCGCCCGGCTCGCGGAAAGCCTGGCCCGGCAGAAGGCGGCGGCGGTGGCCGGGCTGCACCCCGGCACGGTGGTGATCGGAGCCGACACGGTGGTCGCGCTGGGGAGCGAGCTGCTCGCCAAGCCGCACGACGAGGCCGAGAACTGCGCCTTCATTCGGCAGCTCTCGGGCCGGACCCATCAGGTCTACACCGGGGTCAGCGTCTTCGCCCCGGACGGCGAGCGGAGTGGCGTGGAGCGCACCGACGTGACCTTCCGCGCCCTCACGAACGCCGAGGTGGACCACTACGCCGCCACGGGCGAGGGGCTGGACAAGGCCGGGGGCTACGGCATCCAGGGGGTCGGCATGGCCCTCGTCGCCCGGATTGAGGGGGACTATTCCAACGTCGTCGGCTTCCCGCTGGGGCTGGTCATCCGGCTTTTGCGGGAGGCGGGGGTGCGGGTCTGGGAATAGCCAGACGACGGAACAAGGGAAGGGGGAGACGCCGATGGACGTCTCCCTCTTTTCCCGGCGGTGGATTACACGCTGGCCGTCTCGCCCGCTTCCACCCGCGTCTCCACCACCACTTCGCTGTTCAGGCTGGCCGCCACCGAGCAGTATTTCTCGTGGCTGAGGTGCGCGGCCCGCTCCAGCGCCTCGGGGGTCAGGCCTTCGCCGCTGGCGATGTGGCGCACCACGATGCGGGTGTACCGCCGGGGGTGCTCGTCGGCCCGCTCGCCTTCCGCCTCGATGCGGTAGCTCGTCAGTTTGATGCGCTTTTTGCCCATGACCTGCACGATGTCGTAGGCGGTGCAGGTCGCCAGCGCCCCCAGCAGCGCCTCCATGGGCGACACGCCCACCTTGGTGGCGCTGTTGTCGATCAGGAGCTGGTGCCCGCTCGCGCTCACGCCCACGTAGCGCTGCTCGCCCAGCCAGGTCACCTGCATGGTCTTGACGTCGCTCATGGCCCTAGCCTAGAGCATTGGGCAGCATTCCGGCCCCTGGGGTGCTTTCCGCCGGGGGCCTCCACAGTGCCCAATGCTCTTTTCAAATTCACTCGCTCTGCTGCGCAGCCCTGCAAGTCCGCTCGGCCAACGAAGGCGGAATGACACCGCATTCTTATGGCAAGTGTTCCAGCGCTGCCTCGTCGCCCGGCTGGGACAGGAAGTCGTCCTCGTCCTCCTCGGGCGGGGGCAGGCACACCACGAAGGTCGCGCCGCCGCCGGGCGTGTCCTGCACCTCAATGCGTCCCCCGTGCGAGTTCACGACCTGCTGGGCGATGGTCAGGCCCAGACCCGTCGAGCCCGCCTCCTTGCCCCGGTAGAACTTGTCGAAGATGCGCGGCTTGACGTTGTCGGGAATACCGGGGCCGTGGTCAATCACCCGCACGCAGACCTGACCGCCCCGGCCCTGCTCGGCCTCCATATGCACGAGGTCGGGCGTGCCGCACACCCGGATCGCGTTGCTGACGAGGTTGACAAAGACCTGGGTCAGTCGCCCCGGATCGCCCACGATCTCGAGGTCAGGCGCTTCCGCCCGCACCCCGTAGTCGCGCCCGACCTGCCGCACGAGGTTGCCGAGGTTCACGAAATGCATCTCGATCCCCTGCA from Deinococcus sp. HSC-46F16 encodes:
- a CDS encoding OsmC family protein, which codes for MSDVKTMQVTWLGEQRYVGVSASGHQLLIDNSATKVGVSPMEALLGALATCTAYDIVQVMGKKRIKLTSYRIEAEGERADEHPRRYTRIVVRHIASGEGLTPEALERAAHLSHEKYCSVAASLNSEVVVETRVEAGETASV
- a CDS encoding Maf family nucleotide pyrophosphatase, with product MILASGSPRRRELLTNLGVPFRVVVSGEDEASEERDPARLAESLARQKAAAVAGLHPGTVVIGADTVVALGSELLAKPHDEAENCAFIRQLSGRTHQVYTGVSVFAPDGERSGVERTDVTFRALTNAEVDHYAATGEGLDKAGGYGIQGVGMALVARIEGDYSNVVGFPLGLVIRLLREAGVRVWE